TTCATACTATGTGtctaactttgtattttttttcacttaatattacaCAGTAATGTCAAGAGagtactgtaaaaaaaaaaaaaaacttttccaaacATTAGTAAATACTCTTCCTAAATATTCGTAATGACTGCAAATATGCCATCCAAGAGAGATTCTGGTTGTCCTACTGCTGGACAATTGGTTTTCTCCCATTAAGTCCTGATTCCACCCAAAAGAAACTATCCTCCTGGGTTCAGCCTGCATTTGCATTTGATTTGAACTCTGACTGGCCATTggctccctggggacacagaACTCTCGGGTcaggaggaggcccagggcccAATCCAGAGGGATAAGCGGGTGGTCCCAGGCCTTCAGGGGCTGGCTGTGTGGTCCAGGCCAGCAGAGGAGATATATTTAGCTGGGTCAGCTTCTATTGACTGTCATGACCCAGGAAGACTGTGCTGTTGGTAAACAAACCAGAATGGCCCAACTTCAGccagccttccttcctcctccctttccccacttgctggcagggcaggggctATGAGAGGTGGAGGCAGGCACTGACCAGGAAGAGGGCTCATATGGAAGGACCACCTAGAAGGTACAGCAGAATTGTGTGGCCTCATCTCACGGCCCCAAGTTTGTTTTTCCTGACAtctcccctcctgcctttctTCGCCCACCCTCCCCAACATAGCAGAGCTGGGTAGCCCAGGGAgcactcccttcctcctctgcctctggcctcttttccctttctcctatCAACCTGATTTGTCCTCAGTGCTCCATTAAGTGAGTGGAGTTCATTCATGCAGTCATTCAGCCAAGTTGactcatttatccatttacttatcCAGCAAATACTTTTTGAAGGCCTGAGGTAAGCCAGGCTATGTGCTGCTGGGCACCAAGGACACAGGAATGAACAGGAGGTGCTGGCTCtggccctcatggagcttacactcTAATGAGTTTAGAGATAATCCAGTAACTAATTAggtgctgtttaaaaataatagtcaAATAACAATAACCAACATTCACATAgcaatttaaagtatataaagagTTTTTCACCTGATAGCACATCTAATCCCAAAGATCTGAGAGATGGTTATGATTATCACTcccactttaaagatgaagaaattgcaGCTCAGAGGTATTAAATAACCTGACCAAGGACTCACAGGGTACATGGAGCCCGGTTCTTGAACTCAGTCCCTCTGACCCCAAGCCCATGTTCCTCCTGCAAAAGAGGAGCCATTGGAACTGGATGGGAGCAAGTTTCTGGTGCAgctcttcattttatatttgaaaagatggaggcccagagagaagaaaagtgcCTCGCCTAAGACACACAGCTTAAAGCAGGAATGGAACCTCTGGACCCAAGCCCAGAGCTCTTTCTTTACATCTGAACAGCAGTTCAATGTCCTGACCAGGGTATGAGGCCCTGGTggatatgggggggggggggcagtcatGGTaggtctgtctcctcccctcccctgcacgcCCACCAGCCCACTCTCCTCTGCTGCATGATCCCTCTTGTGAGGAGACAGTTCAGAATGCCCTTTCCAGCACCATCCTCCCCTCACAGGGCAGACCAGCCAGGCATGGGAAGACCCAGCATGCGCCTGACCCACACTAGGCTGGCCCCTCTCTCTTCTGGGTCCCTCTGTAAGAGGTCAGGCCCTAAATGCACACCAGGGGAAGGGTCACCCTTTGGCAGGCATGTCACGGGTATGGTCCGTACCCTTGCTAGTCCTCCCTGCTCTGGGAAGGCTAAGCTGGATGGCTGTTCTTCCTGAGTGCCCACTTCTTGCTGAGTGACTGggctttcattcaacaaacatgacatgagcacctactgtgagcAGGCTCTGGGAAGCACCTCAAGGCCCACAGTCCTCTGGGAAGACCAACAAGGAACATAGTGCTATCAAATCTGCAAAAGAAAGAGCACAGATGTCAGAGACTTTCAGGCCTTGGTGGTCAGGTACAGGGGGTTCAaagaaggcttcccagagaaggcAACATTTCTCAACTGAGCCCTGAAGCCTGAGTGATGAGTTAGCCAGGCCAGAGTTGACAGGGAAGAGACTTTAAGGATGAGGAAATGGACTAGGTAAGACAAGGTAAAAAGGCACCCTGCAGATTGCAGGCGTGTTACAGGCTTCTGTCAGGTCTGTTCAGTATGTATCATGCCTCTCAGGGCCTCAAGTGGCCTGTGAACAGGAACTGGGTCTCCCTTCCTGTGGAAACCCCAAGGGCAGGGCCCACTCCTGTGGACAGATGACTCAGGCACCCTATACAAGCAGCTTCAGCTTTCACCGCCATGGCTCAGTGTCCTCCCAGCCAGAGCCACCCTTCTGACCTGGCATAGACATGACAGCCCCAGGAGGGGCTGCCTGGTGGGAGGCTTCGATTCCAGCAGGAGGAAGCCACAGTTGGGTACATTACTCTCCTCTTCTCTCAGGTTGTGCCCGGGAagccccagctgccctcctgtggggacagggagcACCACCCCATGAGACAGGTGCAAACAGCCCTCCAGCTTAGCTTTCCCAGAGCAGGGAGGACTAGCAAGGGTACAGACTGTGCCCCTGACATGCCTGCCAAAGGGTGACCCTTCCCCTGGTGTGTTTTTAGGGCCTGATTTCTTACAGAGGGacccaggggagagaggggccaGCCTAGTGTGGGTCAGGCGCATGCTGGGTCTTCCCATGCCTGGCTGGTCTGCCCTCACCCCCGGTGGCTCCCAGTCCCACATTCCTGGGTTGTGCACATAAACATGTACATTGAATATTAGCCTGGGGAGGCAGGTTGGCAGGTCTCCCTTGGCCAAGAATGAGGTTTTTCATGGGGCTTTTCCTTCCAATGGGAAGCGTGACTGCGTTCAGAGGGGTGTCTCATTAAAACCGCTCCCCATAGGTCCCCTGAGTTCCTGTGGGGCCCCAGAGCTGCGCTACGTGCTGGGATACATTCAGTTCctgccctgggggggggggagctcgGTTTAGGGGGACAGGGAGATCACGTCACTACAACGTGCGGGGCACAAAACTGAGGTAGGATGTTCTGGGCTCGAGGTGGGTCACCAGCAAGCCCGGGTCAGCAGCAGCTTCTGGAAGCACCATGCCAGCGGCTCGTTCGTTCGTTCGGGAGGATGTGACAGAGTTGGGCAAAGTTCTCGGGTAGGGAAAGCAGTAGGAGCACAGTCCCCGTGACCAGAAATAGCCTGCGGTAGGAGGAGACAGCAGGCAGGAGGCGGGATGAAGGGGCCCAGGGGCAGCGAGGCCctgaggggagagcagaggccaggccGCAGGGAAGTTCATCCTGAGGGCCACGAAGCGCTCTGGGAGTTTGTGAGGGAGCCCGGTCGTGGTCAGAGATGCATTTTACATTGTGTAGAAAATCAATATCCAGGAGGACACCGAACTGGGGAAGGCGGATCCGTTTGGAGGGCATGACAATCGTCTAGGGAAAGAGAACAAGTCTTAGGACGAGGGTGGTTGTACGGGACAGGGAGCCCTTAGGTCGGCAGGACAGCAGAACCTGTGAAGGTCTGAGGAAGGAGGCTGTGCCCACGGCCAACATGGGATGAGAGGGGCGCGCTCACCCCGGGCTCTACCTtccagggggcggggccaggggagGAGCCGAGCCCGAGGGGCGCGCCCAGGGCGGGGTCCGCGGACGACGCGGGAGGGGCCGGCACGAGTGTCCTCGGTGCTCCTTCCTGGAGAGGCCGGGCGGTGACGGAGAGCGGCGCTGTGACTGAGCTTTCGGGGTGTGTCTGCTCCCCCTCACGCCCAAGGAAATGCCCGGGGAGGGCCTGAACCGGGAAGGGCAGGCCTGGAGAGACTCTTCAAGGGGAACAGGGACGGGCAGAGGAGAGTGGCCCAGGCTGGGGACGAGACTCCAGGGACGGGGTGAGGAGGGCGGAGGACAGGGGTGGTCAGGGGCTTCGTCAGCCGCCTCTGACAGCCACCTAATAAAGCAATCCTGCCCCGTCCCGGTTTCCACAGTCACCATGTAATTTACTGTCCGAACTTGGACGCTTTTGAGAGTGAAATTAATAATTACCTCAGGACAACGGGAGTAAACCAGGCCTGTCCTGGGCACACTGGGGTGTGTGGTCAGCCTAGCTCCGATCCTGGCCCTCAGGGACACTTTGCCTGTGAAGGCTGCCTCCCCTAACCTGGCCCTGGAGCACCCTGACCCTtctcagagccaggcctggggaaaGATGGGGTCTCCCCCATTCGAGGttcatctccccaccccctctgcttctctgccaTCATGGTCCTCAGGGGAACTACAGTGGTCCTTCGTGGGGCTAGTGGGGGGCAACCTGGAGAACCCCTAAGACCCTGTCAGCCCTAGAAGAGTGCAGGGCGGCCAGAGTGGTGTTCGCATAAGTCCCCTGTACTGTCCATGCCCTCTTTCAGCAAAACCCAGGGAtccccagtctcctccctccagctTGTCCCTGTTTTCAACCAGCTGCCAGGAAGTTTCCTCACGTTCCCTGCTCCTGTTTTTAGTTCAgccctccccagcacctgcccccaTCTTGCGGCCTTCCTACTATGTTTCCCCTGCCGTAAGCACAAGCCTCCTTAAAACTAGACCTGAACACAACACTTGTCTGCTCAACaagcagacaaaacaaaaagaacaaaaacaaagaccTTTCTGTGGGAggcaaaacacatgaaaaaaacaaaaacatcaccACAGAACTCAACTTCCCTACGAGATAAAGTCTAACATTTCCTCCAAGAACGGGCTCCAAAGTAGCTTTCAGCT
This is a stretch of genomic DNA from Camelus ferus isolate YT-003-E chromosome 6, BCGSAC_Cfer_1.0, whole genome shotgun sequence. It encodes these proteins:
- the LOC116664147 gene encoding serine/arginine repetitive matrix protein 1-like — translated: MVTVETGTGQDCFIRWLSEAADEAPDHPCPPPSSPRPWSLVPSLGHSPLPVPVPLEESLQACPSRFRPSPGISLGVRGSRHTPKAQSQRRSPSPPGLSRKEHRGHSCRPLPRRPRTPPWARPSGSAPPLAPPPGRRLSCPPNGSAFPSSVSSWILIFYTM